One genomic window of Microbacterium testaceum StLB037 includes the following:
- a CDS encoding ATP-binding cassette domain-containing protein: MVTPSLELQGITKRFGHVAALRDVHLSAYAGQILAVVGDNGAGKSSLIRTISGVYRPDEGTVRVDGAEQVFTNPAAARSAGIATVFQDLALIEVLDVATNMFIGQYPRRGPFVRRRTMERETRAFLDELGVSVASVRTEIGMLSGGQRQIVAIARAMRTGGRIVLLDEPTAALGVRETAQAADMIRTLRERGNTVIIVSHDMSLVFDLADRIQVMRLGRVAGIRERAQTTRDEIIGLITGAVTGDEGTAPADTAA; encoded by the coding sequence ATGGTCACGCCAAGCCTCGAACTGCAGGGCATCACCAAGCGCTTCGGCCACGTGGCCGCTCTCCGCGACGTCCACCTGTCGGCGTACGCCGGACAGATCCTCGCGGTGGTCGGCGACAACGGCGCCGGCAAGTCGAGCCTGATCCGCACGATCAGCGGCGTCTACCGCCCCGACGAGGGGACCGTCCGCGTCGACGGGGCGGAGCAGGTCTTCACCAATCCCGCCGCGGCGCGCTCCGCCGGCATCGCCACGGTGTTCCAGGACCTCGCCCTCATCGAGGTCCTGGACGTCGCCACCAACATGTTCATCGGCCAGTACCCGCGCCGCGGCCCCTTCGTGCGACGCCGGACGATGGAGCGCGAGACCCGCGCCTTCCTGGACGAGCTCGGCGTCTCGGTCGCCTCGGTGCGCACCGAGATCGGCATGCTCTCCGGCGGGCAGCGCCAGATCGTCGCGATCGCCCGGGCGATGCGCACCGGCGGCCGCATCGTGCTGCTGGACGAGCCGACCGCCGCCCTCGGGGTGCGCGAGACGGCCCAAGCAGCCGACATGATCCGCACGCTCCGCGAGCGGGGCAACACCGTGATCATCGTCAGCCACGACATGTCGCTCGTCTTCGATCTCGCCGATCGCATCCAGGTCATGCGCCTCGGCCGCGTCGCCGGAATCCGGGAACGAGCGCAGACCACGCGCGACGAGATCATCGGCCTCATCACCGGAGCGGTCACCGGCGACGAGGGCACCGCCCCGGCGGACACCGCAGCCTGA
- a CDS encoding NAD-dependent succinate-semialdehyde dehydrogenase: MTDSRESELLASVPTGLLINGEWRAATGGKTVAVNDPATGEVIHEIADATVDDGVAAMDAAAEAFPSWAATPARERAEILRRAFDLLQERKEDIALLMTLEMGKPLAEARGEVGYGGEFLRWFSEVTAHTQGRYGANPEGTGRMIVTQHPVGPCYLITPWNFPLAMATRKIAPALAAGCTVVIKPATLTPLTTLFFAQILQDAGVPAGVVNVVTTTNTGPVSERIISDPRLRKLSFTGSTPVGVKLLQQAAPGVLRTSMELGGNAPFVVFEDADLDKAVDGAMLAKFRNIGQACTAANRFIVQRSVVEEFTRRVTERVQGMKIGRGTEEGVQIGPLIDDRAVDKAKTLVGDAVERGAKVTTGGSPIDGPGTFFEPTVVSDVQPGSDILREEIFGPVLAIIPFDDEDDAVRLANDTEYGLVSYVFTESLARGQRMIDKLETGMMGLNVGVVSNAAAPFGGWKQSGLGREGGDEGIHEYLQTKYTLTANPYA; the protein is encoded by the coding sequence ATGACCGATTCGCGCGAGAGCGAGCTGCTGGCATCCGTACCCACCGGCCTGTTGATCAACGGCGAGTGGCGCGCGGCGACGGGCGGCAAGACCGTCGCCGTGAACGACCCCGCCACCGGTGAGGTCATCCACGAGATCGCCGACGCCACGGTCGACGACGGAGTGGCGGCGATGGATGCCGCGGCCGAGGCGTTCCCGTCCTGGGCGGCGACCCCCGCGCGGGAGCGCGCCGAGATCCTCCGCCGCGCGTTCGACCTGCTGCAGGAGCGCAAGGAGGACATCGCGCTGCTGATGACGCTCGAGATGGGCAAGCCCCTCGCCGAGGCGCGCGGCGAGGTCGGCTACGGCGGGGAGTTCCTCCGCTGGTTCAGCGAGGTCACCGCGCACACCCAGGGCCGCTACGGCGCGAACCCCGAGGGCACCGGCCGCATGATCGTCACGCAGCACCCCGTGGGCCCGTGCTACCTCATCACCCCGTGGAACTTCCCGCTCGCGATGGCCACGCGCAAGATCGCGCCCGCGCTCGCCGCCGGCTGCACGGTCGTCATCAAGCCCGCGACCCTCACGCCGCTCACGACGCTGTTCTTCGCGCAGATCCTGCAGGACGCCGGCGTCCCCGCGGGTGTCGTCAACGTCGTCACCACGACCAACACCGGCCCCGTCTCGGAGCGCATCATCTCCGACCCGCGCCTGCGCAAGCTCTCGTTCACCGGCTCCACCCCGGTCGGCGTGAAGCTGCTGCAGCAGGCGGCGCCCGGGGTGCTCCGCACCTCGATGGAGCTCGGCGGCAACGCCCCCTTCGTCGTGTTCGAGGACGCCGACCTCGACAAGGCGGTCGACGGGGCGATGCTCGCGAAGTTCCGCAACATCGGTCAGGCGTGCACCGCGGCCAACCGCTTCATCGTGCAGCGCTCGGTCGTCGAGGAGTTCACCCGCCGTGTCACCGAGCGCGTGCAGGGCATGAAGATCGGCCGCGGCACCGAGGAGGGCGTGCAGATCGGCCCCCTGATCGACGACCGCGCGGTCGACAAGGCCAAGACCCTGGTGGGGGATGCCGTCGAGCGCGGCGCGAAGGTCACCACCGGCGGCTCGCCGATCGACGGCCCCGGCACGTTCTTCGAGCCGACCGTCGTGTCCGACGTGCAGCCGGGCAGTGACATCCTCCGCGAGGAGATCTTCGGACCCGTCCTCGCGATCATCCCCTTCGACGATGAGGACGACGCCGTGCGCCTCGCCAACGACACCGAGTACGGCCTCGTCTCGTACGTCTTCACCGAGTCGCTCGCGCGGGGTCAGCGCATGATCGACAAGCTCGAGACCGGGATGATGGGCCTGAACGTCGGCGTCGTCTCCAACGCCGCGGCCCCGTTCGGCGGCTGGAAGCAGTCCGGCCTCGGCCGCGAGGGCGGCGACGAGGGCATCCACGAGTACCTGCAGACGAAGTACACGCTCACGGCGAACCCCTACGCCTGA
- a CDS encoding IclR family transcriptional regulator, whose product MPARQEASPASQTLSRGIRLLEELADARTPLSIDDLAARVELHRSVAYRLLRTLEDHGLVTRDAAGAVRLGTGLAALAAGVAADLQAEALPELTAAANELGMTCFLVVLDHDECVTLTSVEPRHAVTAVAQRPGARHPVTRGAPGRAILAQLPPRRWPETVDARLAAEVADAAERGWATSHDEVVPSLRAVAVPLSVQGRQPAAVAAVYVATSLDDAAIAARLAAAAEAVRVAL is encoded by the coding sequence ATGCCCGCACGGCAAGAGGCGTCACCCGCGTCGCAGACGCTGAGCCGCGGCATCCGGTTGCTCGAAGAGCTCGCCGACGCGCGCACTCCCCTGTCGATCGACGACCTGGCGGCCCGCGTCGAACTGCATCGCTCGGTCGCGTACCGACTGCTGCGCACCCTCGAAGACCACGGATTGGTGACCCGGGATGCCGCGGGCGCGGTGCGTCTCGGAACGGGTCTCGCGGCGCTGGCGGCGGGCGTCGCCGCCGACCTGCAGGCCGAGGCTCTGCCCGAGCTGACCGCGGCGGCGAACGAGCTGGGCATGACGTGCTTCCTCGTGGTGCTCGACCACGACGAATGCGTGACGCTCACGAGCGTCGAGCCGCGGCACGCGGTCACCGCCGTCGCTCAGCGGCCGGGGGCTCGGCATCCGGTCACCCGGGGGGCTCCCGGCCGGGCCATCCTCGCCCAGCTGCCTCCGCGCCGCTGGCCCGAGACCGTCGACGCCCGCCTCGCGGCCGAGGTCGCGGACGCCGCGGAGCGCGGGTGGGCGACGAGTCACGACGAGGTGGTGCCGTCGCTGCGGGCGGTGGCCGTACCCCTCAGCGTGCAGGGGCGCCAGCCCGCCGCGGTGGCGGCGGTCTACGTCGCGACCTCCCTCGACGACGCCGCGATCGCCGCGCGCCTGGCAGCCGCCGCCGAAGCGGTGCGCGTCGCCCTGTAG
- a CDS encoding ROK family transcriptional regulator gives MRTFVDVAGEDASSTRHRVLAAVRDHGPISRADLARRTGLAASTITSAAQSLAVEGVLHEVEDAGEPVSRTGPRGRGLSVDPALASVAGIDFGFRTVRVAVCDVHARVLVTRESRLAERYSSEEGLSVAAQLYRSAVSALPEEQGAVVTVGVALPGPIDAVRRRVIGSAVLPGWSGTTAEELTETFGVDTVIENDANLAALGEHVFGAGRDVADSLTVKFHSGIGAGLIVRDRLVGGAGSGEIGHFAVAAEGQVCRCGKRGCLDTFAAIPALLDAVSTDTETPDVRSLVERTVAGEPRASRIVSDAAELVGDAASRACLLFAPQRVIVVGAMAEAGDAVLEPFARALRRGLIPDTQSAPEIVRGALAERSTVMGAVALALTASGWLPAGG, from the coding sequence ATGAGAACCTTCGTCGACGTCGCCGGAGAAGACGCGTCGAGCACGCGCCACCGTGTCCTCGCCGCGGTGCGCGACCACGGTCCGATCAGCCGCGCAGACCTCGCCCGCCGTACGGGCCTCGCCGCTTCCACGATCACCTCGGCCGCGCAGAGCCTCGCCGTGGAGGGGGTGCTGCACGAGGTGGAGGATGCCGGGGAGCCGGTGTCGCGCACGGGGCCGAGGGGCCGGGGTCTCAGTGTGGATCCCGCCCTGGCCTCGGTGGCGGGCATCGACTTCGGCTTCCGTACGGTCCGCGTCGCGGTGTGCGATGTGCATGCCCGGGTGCTGGTGACGCGGGAGAGCCGTCTGGCCGAGCGGTACTCGAGCGAGGAGGGGCTCTCCGTCGCCGCGCAGCTCTACCGGTCGGCCGTGTCGGCGCTTCCCGAGGAACAGGGGGCCGTCGTCACGGTCGGAGTCGCCCTGCCCGGGCCCATCGACGCGGTGCGTCGACGCGTGATCGGCTCGGCGGTGCTTCCGGGATGGTCGGGCACCACGGCCGAAGAGCTGACCGAGACCTTCGGCGTCGACACCGTGATCGAGAACGACGCGAACCTCGCCGCCCTCGGCGAGCACGTCTTCGGCGCCGGTCGCGACGTGGCCGACTCGCTGACGGTGAAGTTCCACAGCGGGATCGGGGCGGGGCTGATCGTGCGCGATCGCCTCGTGGGGGGTGCCGGCTCGGGCGAGATCGGCCACTTCGCGGTGGCGGCGGAGGGGCAGGTGTGCCGGTGCGGGAAGAGGGGATGCCTCGACACCTTCGCCGCGATCCCCGCCCTGCTGGACGCGGTGTCGACCGACACCGAGACGCCCGACGTGCGATCTCTCGTGGAGCGGACGGTCGCCGGTGAGCCGCGGGCATCGCGGATCGTCTCCGATGCCGCCGAGCTCGTCGGCGACGCCGCGTCGCGCGCGTGCCTGCTCTTCGCGCCGCAGCGGGTGATCGTGGTCGGCGCGATGGCCGAGGCCGGCGATGCCGTGCTCGAGCCGTTCGCCCGCGCGCTGCGTCGCGGACTCATCCCCGACACCCAGTCGGCGCCCGAGATCGTGCGGGGCGCGCTCGCCGAGCGGTCGACGGTGATGGGTGCGGTGGCGCTCGCCCTCACGGCGTCGGGATGGCTGCCCGCCGGCGGGTGA
- the folE gene encoding GTP cyclohydrolase I yields the protein MTELTAVAATHITPDLDAAEEGIRMYMRAIGLDTEHPTLIDTPRRVAHAGLDLFSGMAGDPHRALGGGEPIEGVYPGPVAVHDIPYSSMCEHHLLPFQGTVSVAYLPDRALAGIGDFDAMLRVLAARPQMQERLADQIAEVVSDTLGAKGVLVRLTAQHACMWARGERTVGSTAFSLASRGIYDTDAAARAEARVLLGLH from the coding sequence ATGACCGAACTCACCGCCGTCGCCGCCACCCACATCACCCCCGACCTGGATGCCGCGGAGGAGGGCATCCGCATGTACATGCGCGCGATCGGTCTCGACACCGAGCACCCCACCCTCATCGACACTCCGCGCCGCGTCGCGCACGCCGGCCTCGACCTCTTTTCGGGGATGGCGGGCGATCCTCATCGCGCGCTCGGCGGCGGCGAGCCCATCGAGGGCGTCTACCCCGGACCCGTGGCGGTGCACGACATCCCCTACTCCTCGATGTGCGAGCATCACCTGCTGCCGTTCCAGGGCACCGTGTCGGTGGCCTACCTGCCCGACCGCGCGCTCGCCGGGATCGGGGACTTCGACGCGATGCTGCGCGTGCTCGCCGCCCGCCCGCAGATGCAGGAGCGCCTGGCCGACCAGATCGCCGAGGTCGTCTCCGACACGCTCGGCGCGAAGGGCGTGCTCGTCCGGTTGACCGCGCAGCACGCGTGCATGTGGGCTCGCGGCGAACGCACCGTCGGGTCGACGGCGTTCTCCCTCGCGTCCCGCGGGATCTACGACACCGACGCCGCGGCTCGGGCCGAGGCACGGGTGCTGCTCGGACTGCACTGA
- a CDS encoding FAD-dependent monooxygenase produces MQFHHHGYVSGDPRVQNAAGTGIDRPDDLPDEVDVLIVGSGPAGMLLAAQMSQFPQLTTRLIEKRDGRLALGQADGIQPRSVETFQAFGFADRITAEAYNIGWMNFWAPDPENPERIVRTTRTEDYGYKISEFPHLIVNQARVLDYFAEAAANGPARIVPDYGVEFLGLEVQDDHVDVRVGTDAGERTIRAKYVAGCDGARSGVRQAIGRSHVGAAAQHAWGVMDVLVETDFPDWRIKCAINAAAGNILHIPREGGYLSRMYIDLGEVAADDDRRVRQTPIEEIIRRANEILHPYTLDVKQVAWHSVYEVGHRVTDQFVDDLENPRVFLTGDACHTHSAKAGQGMNVSMQDGFNLGWKLGHVLTGLAPVDLLRTYDAERRPVAQQLIDFDREWSSLMARKPGEITDPDELATYYLATAEFPSGFGTHYAPSRIVASDAAEELASGFPVGKRFQSVEVVRVCDGNAVHLGHHARADGRWRVYAFADAEGSALRAWAAAALPIVERFTPEGADLDAVFDVKVVFPGRWEDVVDVPALFRPRSGPLGLTDLEKVFAAAPSAWTSADIFAERGIGAAGAVVVVRPDQYVAHVLPLTDPAGLERFLAGVVAVPAVAAAT; encoded by the coding sequence ATGCAGTTCCACCACCACGGTTACGTCTCCGGCGACCCGCGCGTGCAGAACGCCGCCGGCACGGGCATCGACCGCCCGGACGACCTCCCCGACGAGGTCGACGTGCTCATCGTCGGCTCCGGGCCGGCGGGCATGCTGCTCGCGGCACAGATGTCGCAGTTCCCGCAGCTCACCACGCGCCTCATCGAGAAGCGCGACGGCAGGCTCGCTCTGGGTCAGGCCGATGGCATCCAGCCGCGCAGCGTCGAGACGTTCCAGGCCTTCGGGTTCGCCGACCGCATCACCGCCGAGGCGTACAACATCGGTTGGATGAACTTCTGGGCGCCCGACCCCGAGAACCCGGAGCGGATCGTCCGCACGACCCGGACCGAGGACTACGGCTACAAGATCAGCGAGTTCCCGCACCTGATCGTCAACCAGGCGCGCGTGCTCGACTACTTCGCCGAGGCGGCGGCGAACGGCCCGGCGCGCATCGTGCCCGACTACGGCGTGGAGTTCCTGGGGCTCGAGGTGCAGGACGACCACGTCGATGTGCGCGTGGGTACCGACGCGGGGGAGCGCACCATCCGTGCGAAATACGTCGCGGGGTGCGACGGGGCCCGCAGTGGCGTGCGCCAGGCGATCGGACGAAGCCACGTCGGTGCTGCCGCGCAGCACGCGTGGGGTGTCATGGACGTTCTCGTCGAGACGGACTTCCCTGACTGGCGCATCAAGTGCGCGATCAACGCCGCGGCCGGCAACATCCTGCACATCCCGCGCGAGGGCGGGTACCTCAGCCGGATGTACATCGATCTCGGTGAGGTCGCCGCCGACGACGATCGGCGCGTGCGCCAGACGCCGATCGAGGAGATCATCCGCCGGGCGAACGAGATCCTCCACCCGTACACGCTCGACGTGAAGCAGGTGGCCTGGCACAGCGTCTACGAGGTGGGCCACCGGGTGACCGACCAGTTCGTCGACGACCTCGAGAACCCCCGCGTCTTCCTCACCGGCGACGCCTGTCACACGCACAGCGCGAAGGCGGGGCAGGGGATGAACGTCTCGATGCAGGACGGCTTCAACCTCGGCTGGAAGCTCGGGCACGTGCTCACCGGTCTCGCTCCCGTCGACCTGCTGCGCACCTACGACGCCGAACGGCGCCCGGTCGCCCAGCAGCTCATCGACTTCGACCGCGAGTGGTCGTCGCTCATGGCGCGCAAGCCCGGCGAGATCACCGACCCCGACGAGCTCGCGACCTATTACCTCGCCACCGCGGAGTTCCCCTCCGGCTTCGGCACGCACTACGCCCCCTCGCGCATCGTCGCGTCGGACGCGGCCGAGGAGCTGGCATCCGGATTCCCCGTCGGCAAGCGCTTCCAGAGCGTGGAGGTCGTGCGGGTGTGCGACGGAAACGCCGTGCATCTCGGGCACCATGCTCGCGCAGACGGACGCTGGCGCGTGTACGCCTTCGCGGATGCCGAGGGCTCGGCTCTGCGGGCGTGGGCGGCGGCCGCGCTCCCGATCGTCGAGCGCTTCACGCCCGAGGGTGCCGACCTCGACGCCGTGTTCGACGTGAAGGTGGTCTTCCCCGGCCGGTGGGAGGACGTCGTCGACGTGCCCGCCCTGTTCCGCCCGCGCTCCGGGCCGCTCGGCCTGACCGACCTCGAGAAGGTCTTCGCCGCCGCGCCCTCGGCGTGGACGAGCGCCGACATCTTCGCCGAGCGCGGGATCGGCGCCGCGGGGGCCGTGGTCGTGGTGCGCCCCGATCAGTACGTCGCGCACGTGCTGCCGCTGACCGACCCGGCTGGTCTGGAGCGGTTCCTCGCGGGCGTGGTGGCCGTGCCGGCGGTCGCCGCGGCGACCTGA
- a CDS encoding sugar ABC transporter substrate-binding protein produces the protein MSLISTRRLAATALAGATLVAALTGCGALSGGSIAASSDPSASLREVKTITYVNPAPFYPAFDDVGRCFEDAAKKNGWTPVEVGTSGSAVDNQGAIDLISQAIANGTDALVVFPTIPELFTPVITQARNADIYVVAQNAGDPSTGQQTQVGTDATQLGALIAEGLGKTDPNAQVGILSGSASTTPHVQEIQGFTDYAKEHFPNMKVVASDYTNGDPTKAPELFSNMLTAHPEITALFPIEGTSVAAAITAVKERGLTGKVNVVANDLTDDHRASIEDGTLLGVGEQGWCESGTKAVEAVKDLSEGKTLPAFIATTSTFYDKSNLPAK, from the coding sequence ATGTCCCTCATCTCCACCCGGCGCCTCGCCGCCACGGCACTCGCCGGCGCCACCCTCGTCGCGGCCCTCACGGGCTGCGGCGCCCTTTCGGGCGGCTCCATCGCCGCCTCCTCCGATCCCTCCGCCTCGCTGCGCGAGGTGAAGACGATCACGTACGTGAACCCCGCTCCCTTCTACCCCGCCTTCGACGACGTCGGACGCTGCTTCGAGGACGCGGCGAAGAAGAACGGCTGGACGCCGGTCGAGGTCGGCACCTCGGGCAGCGCGGTCGACAACCAGGGCGCGATCGACCTCATCTCGCAGGCGATCGCCAACGGCACCGACGCCCTCGTCGTCTTCCCGACGATCCCCGAGCTGTTCACCCCCGTCATCACGCAGGCCCGCAACGCGGACATCTACGTCGTGGCACAGAACGCGGGCGACCCCAGCACCGGACAGCAGACGCAGGTCGGAACGGATGCCACGCAGCTCGGCGCGCTCATCGCCGAGGGGCTGGGAAAGACCGACCCGAACGCGCAGGTCGGCATCCTCTCGGGGTCGGCCAGCACCACCCCGCACGTGCAGGAGATCCAGGGGTTCACCGACTACGCGAAGGAGCACTTCCCGAACATGAAGGTCGTCGCCAGCGACTACACGAACGGCGACCCGACCAAGGCCCCCGAGCTCTTCAGCAACATGCTGACCGCCCACCCCGAGATCACCGCGCTGTTCCCCATCGAGGGCACCTCGGTCGCAGCCGCCATCACCGCCGTGAAGGAGCGCGGGCTCACCGGGAAGGTGAACGTCGTCGCCAACGACCTCACCGACGATCACCGGGCCTCGATCGAGGACGGCACCCTGCTGGGCGTCGGCGAACAGGGATGGTGCGAGTCGGGGACGAAGGCCGTCGAGGCGGTCAAGGACCTCTCCGAGGGGAAGACCCTCCCCGCCTTCATCGCCACCACGAGCACGTTCTACGACAAGAGCAACCTCCCCGCGAAGTGA
- a CDS encoding zinc ribbon domain-containing protein — translation MSDLVPFTDNFSDLSNTDGYQFEFRCERCGNGYRSAFRSDPRAAGQRLARGIGNLFGGQVSQFTSMADRLLDRGTNSPAKDQALRAATAEIAPKFHQCRACSDWVCDDVCWNDGVGQCVRCSPIAVEELAQLQAEARRRQVQERLETVDMVGGVDLKTPARPRCGACGAQSHGGKFCGECGSPLVVVATCTGCGSENPSGARFCSSCGTGLAS, via the coding sequence ATGAGCGATCTCGTCCCGTTCACCGACAACTTCAGCGACCTGTCGAACACCGACGGCTATCAGTTCGAGTTCCGCTGCGAACGCTGCGGCAACGGCTACCGGTCAGCCTTCCGGTCCGACCCGCGGGCCGCCGGGCAGCGGCTCGCGCGCGGAATCGGCAACCTCTTCGGCGGGCAGGTGTCGCAGTTCACCTCGATGGCCGATCGGCTCCTCGACCGCGGGACGAACTCTCCGGCCAAGGACCAGGCGCTGCGCGCGGCGACGGCGGAGATCGCCCCGAAGTTCCACCAGTGCCGCGCCTGCAGCGACTGGGTGTGCGACGACGTGTGCTGGAACGACGGGGTCGGCCAGTGCGTGCGCTGCTCGCCGATCGCGGTCGAGGAGCTCGCGCAGCTGCAGGCCGAGGCGCGGCGCCGGCAGGTGCAGGAGCGGCTCGAGACCGTCGACATGGTCGGGGGCGTCGACCTGAAGACGCCGGCCCGACCGCGCTGCGGCGCGTGCGGCGCGCAGTCGCACGGCGGCAAGTTCTGCGGGGAGTGCGGGTCGCCGCTCGTCGTCGTCGCGACCTGCACGGGCTGCGGCTCGGAGAACCCGTCGGGCGCCCGCTTCTGCTCCTCGTGCGGGACGGGCCTCGCGAGCTGA
- a CDS encoding LacI family DNA-binding transcriptional regulator has protein sequence MTDGPGRTPTLQEVATEAKVSLATASNALTGNRGVSPKLRDRVLEAAQRVGYPRASGRRRTDRTTVGIVLPDVRHPAYAELAHAFEREGAQRDWALVLAGSDYEPDNELEALENLVRSTDGVLLSPSRPPRSGVHRLQASPVPIVACDEPADSALIGGWVRSDNFGGGRVAAHHLVDAGGSRFAMLGGEGYLPSTKERREGFLAGLADRGVADDDVLIIGENYGMDGGQSAMAELLETDAAVDAVFAVSDLHAVGAFFRALQEGRSVPDDLLLCGFDGVAWTRQISPTITTVRQDWGKIAGRAMDILDTLMAGGDGDRAVIPVELVPGESTRR, from the coding sequence ATGACCGACGGTCCAGGCCGGACGCCGACCCTCCAAGAGGTGGCGACCGAGGCGAAAGTGAGCCTCGCGACCGCGAGCAATGCCCTCACCGGCAACCGCGGGGTGAGCCCGAAGCTGCGCGACCGCGTGCTCGAGGCGGCGCAGCGCGTCGGCTACCCGCGCGCGTCCGGGCGGCGGCGCACCGACCGCACGACCGTGGGCATCGTGCTGCCCGACGTGCGGCATCCGGCCTACGCCGAGCTCGCCCACGCCTTCGAGCGCGAGGGCGCGCAGCGCGACTGGGCTCTCGTCCTCGCCGGTTCCGACTACGAGCCCGACAACGAGCTGGAGGCCCTCGAGAACCTCGTGCGCAGCACGGACGGCGTCCTGCTGTCGCCCTCGCGCCCGCCGCGTTCGGGCGTGCACCGGCTCCAGGCGAGCCCGGTGCCGATCGTTGCGTGCGATGAGCCGGCCGACTCCGCCCTGATCGGCGGGTGGGTGCGCTCCGACAACTTCGGCGGCGGGCGCGTGGCCGCCCACCATCTCGTGGATGCCGGCGGTAGCCGCTTCGCCATGCTTGGCGGCGAGGGCTACCTCCCGTCGACGAAAGAGCGGCGCGAGGGCTTCCTCGCCGGACTCGCCGATCGGGGCGTCGCCGACGACGACGTCCTGATCATCGGCGAGAACTACGGCATGGACGGCGGCCAGAGCGCGATGGCCGAACTGCTCGAGACCGACGCTGCCGTCGACGCGGTCTTCGCGGTGAGCGACCTGCACGCGGTGGGGGCGTTCTTCCGCGCCCTGCAGGAGGGCCGATCGGTGCCCGACGACCTGCTGCTGTGCGGCTTCGATGGTGTCGCCTGGACGCGGCAGATCTCCCCCACCATCACGACGGTGCGACAGGACTGGGGCAAGATCGCCGGCCGTGCGATGGACATCCTCGACACCCTCATGGCCGGTGGCGACGGCGACCGTGCCGTCATCCCCGTCGAGCTGGTCCCGGGCGAGTCGACGCGGCGCTGA
- a CDS encoding creatininase family protein: MTSSTQISDVAAREGVALVPIGATEQHGPHLPVTTDTTIAAAFATAAAARAAKEVATWVLPPLPFGFSPEHAGRPGTIALSPQTLLAIADDIGRGVAASGIRRLLFVNGHGGNPELLHVACRQLRERRGLAAFAVHVPGLALPPELAEGVTTGDLDAHAGHYETSVLLALDPAAVEMDAARADGLEEVRAAADSLTRPFGAVSVPWHVDDLSRSGVIGDPTTADARWGERAFAAQAGALADIVRAVAAHPLPPEWVHSRRGDAE; the protein is encoded by the coding sequence ATGACGAGCTCGACGCAGATCTCCGATGTCGCCGCACGAGAGGGGGTGGCGCTCGTCCCCATCGGCGCGACCGAACAACACGGGCCACACCTCCCCGTCACGACCGACACCACGATCGCGGCGGCCTTCGCCACGGCCGCGGCCGCGCGTGCCGCGAAAGAGGTCGCGACGTGGGTGCTTCCCCCGCTGCCCTTCGGCTTCTCCCCCGAGCACGCCGGACGTCCCGGCACGATCGCTCTGTCGCCGCAGACCCTTCTGGCCATCGCCGACGACATCGGTCGCGGCGTCGCGGCCAGCGGCATCCGGCGCCTTCTGTTCGTCAACGGGCATGGCGGCAATCCCGAGCTGTTGCACGTGGCCTGCCGTCAGCTTCGCGAGCGACGGGGCCTCGCGGCGTTCGCCGTGCACGTGCCCGGGCTCGCGCTCCCGCCCGAGCTCGCCGAGGGGGTGACCACGGGCGATCTCGACGCGCACGCGGGTCACTACGAGACGAGCGTGCTGCTCGCCCTCGACCCGGCGGCGGTCGAGATGGATGCCGCCCGGGCGGACGGCCTCGAGGAGGTGAGGGCTGCCGCAGACTCCCTCACCCGGCCCTTCGGTGCGGTGAGCGTGCCCTGGCACGTCGACGACCTGTCCCGCTCCGGAGTGATCGGCGACCCCACCACGGCCGATGCCCGGTGGGGCGAGCGGGCGTTCGCCGCGCAGGCTGGCGCGCTGGCCGATATCGTGCGCGCCGTGGCGGCGCATCCCCTTCCGCCCGAGTGGGTACACTCGCGGCGGGGGGATGCCGAATGA
- a CDS encoding TetR/AcrR family transcriptional regulator: MPTPRRRAARDAELLAGSVRAFAARGYFGTSTAQVAAEMGVSQPYVIRTFGSKLELFVRTHAFAAAEIVEVFRAAMTDGFDGDRLGAAYRELVLSNPAALLVWAHAFSAATAEPAIGAESRRQFDDVYRTLREAGASDAELWAFMGRGMLINNLLLMEAPRYSRDYDFAPLIDLVFGERPPLSPSPGTPRAPAPDQE; encoded by the coding sequence ATGCCGACCCCCCGACGCCGTGCCGCCCGCGATGCCGAGCTGCTCGCGGGGTCGGTGCGCGCTTTCGCCGCGCGGGGGTACTTCGGGACCTCGACGGCCCAGGTCGCGGCCGAGATGGGGGTGTCGCAGCCGTACGTGATCCGCACATTCGGCTCGAAGCTCGAGCTGTTCGTGCGTACCCATGCGTTCGCCGCCGCCGAGATCGTCGAGGTCTTCCGCGCCGCGATGACGGACGGCTTCGACGGGGACCGTCTCGGCGCGGCCTATCGAGAGCTCGTCCTGTCGAATCCCGCGGCCCTGCTGGTGTGGGCGCACGCGTTCTCGGCGGCGACCGCCGAGCCGGCGATCGGTGCGGAATCCCGGCGGCAGTTCGACGACGTCTACCGGACCCTGCGGGAGGCCGGGGCGAGCGACGCGGAGCTGTGGGCGTTCATGGGGCGCGGGATGCTCATCAACAACCTCCTCCTCATGGAAGCCCCGCGGTACTCCCGCGACTACGACTTCGCCCCGCTCATCGACCTCGTCTTCGGTGAGCGGCCGCCGCTTTCCCCTTCACCCGGCACCCCGCGTGCCCCCGCCCCCGATCAGGAGTGA